A region of Bacillus cabrialesii DNA encodes the following proteins:
- a CDS encoding acetylornithine transaminase produces the protein MSSLFQTYGRWDIDIKKAKGTYVEDQNGKTYLDFIQGIAVSNLGHCHETVTEAVKQQLDSVWHVSNLFQNSLQEQAAQKLTAHSAGDLVFFCNSGAEANEGAIKLARKATGKTKIITFLQSFHGRTYAGMAATGQDKIKTGFGPMLEGFHYLPYNDPSAFEALREEDGIAAVMLETVQGEGGVNPASAAFLTAVQSFCKEKEALLIVDEIQTGIGRTGKGFAYEHFGLSPDIITAAKGLGNGFPVGAVIGKKQLGKAFTPGSHGTTFGGNMLAMAAVNATLQIVFQPDFLQEAADKGTFLKEQLEAELNSPFVKQIRGKGLMLGIECDGPVADIITELQTLGLLVLPAGPNVIRLLPPLTVTKDEIAEAISKLKQAIAQHSAVNQ, from the coding sequence ATGAGCAGCTTGTTTCAAACCTACGGCCGCTGGGATATTGACATCAAAAAAGCAAAGGGAACGTACGTTGAGGATCAAAACGGCAAAACATATCTCGATTTCATTCAGGGGATTGCGGTATCCAATCTGGGCCACTGCCATGAAACGGTCACTGAAGCAGTCAAACAACAGCTCGACAGCGTATGGCACGTATCGAATTTGTTTCAAAACAGTCTCCAAGAGCAAGCGGCACAAAAGCTGACGGCGCACAGTGCGGGAGATCTTGTCTTTTTCTGCAACAGCGGTGCGGAAGCGAATGAAGGCGCAATCAAGCTCGCCCGAAAAGCAACTGGTAAAACGAAAATCATCACGTTCCTTCAGTCGTTCCATGGCCGTACGTATGCAGGGATGGCTGCGACCGGACAGGATAAAATCAAAACAGGCTTCGGCCCGATGTTGGAGGGTTTTCATTACTTGCCATACAACGATCCTTCCGCCTTTGAGGCTCTTAGGGAGGAAGACGGCATTGCCGCGGTGATGCTTGAGACAGTACAGGGAGAAGGCGGAGTCAATCCAGCGAGCGCTGCATTTTTAACAGCCGTCCAGTCGTTTTGTAAGGAAAAGGAAGCCCTTCTGATCGTAGATGAAATCCAGACCGGCATCGGACGGACGGGAAAGGGGTTCGCATACGAGCACTTTGGACTTTCGCCTGATATTATCACAGCCGCAAAAGGATTGGGAAACGGCTTTCCAGTCGGCGCTGTCATCGGAAAGAAACAGCTCGGAAAAGCGTTTACCCCTGGTTCTCACGGAACGACTTTCGGAGGAAATATGCTGGCGATGGCTGCTGTGAATGCCACATTGCAAATTGTATTCCAGCCTGATTTTCTGCAAGAGGCTGCTGACAAAGGGACATTTTTAAAAGAACAGCTCGAGGCTGAGCTAAACAGCCCTTTTGTCAAACAAATCCGCGGGAAAGGATTAATGCTTGGAATTGAGTGTGATGGCCCGGTTGCTGACATCATTACTGAATTGCAGACATTAGGCTTGCTCGTATTGCCGGCCGGCCCGAACGTCATTCGCCTGCTGCCGCCGCTCACCGTGACAAAGGATGAAATAGCAGAAGCAATCAGCAAGCTGAAACAGGCAATCGCGCAGCATTCCGCTGTAAATCAGTAA
- a CDS encoding carbamoyl phosphate synthase small subunit: MEGYLVLEDGTAFGGELDGHENCTGEAVFFTGMTGYQEVLTDPSYKGQIIVFTYPLIGNYGINEKDFESKKPQVKAAVVYEACDHFSHHEAVYSLKEYLQKWNIPLLTHVDTRAVVKKIRANGTMGATVTASKEAADVALQPENVAEQASAQEISTFGDGNKHIALIDFGYKKSIASSLVKRGCKVTVVPYQQMEAVYDIKPDGIVLSNGPGDPKAIQPYLGKIKSIISRYPTLGICLGHQLIALAFGANTFKLPFGHRGANHPVIDRETKRVFMTSQNHSYVVDEQSIKEEELTIRFHHVNDTSVEGLAHKKLPVMSVQFHPEAHPGPAESEWIFDDYLKNVIPARREIAHA, encoded by the coding sequence ATGGAAGGTTATTTAGTGTTAGAAGATGGAACGGCGTTTGGCGGCGAGCTGGACGGTCATGAAAACTGCACGGGAGAAGCTGTTTTTTTTACAGGAATGACAGGCTACCAGGAAGTGCTGACAGATCCATCATACAAAGGGCAGATTATCGTATTTACCTACCCGCTGATTGGCAACTACGGCATTAACGAAAAGGATTTTGAAAGCAAGAAACCGCAAGTGAAAGCCGCGGTTGTCTATGAGGCGTGTGATCATTTTTCTCATCATGAAGCGGTATACAGCCTCAAGGAGTATTTACAGAAATGGAACATCCCGCTCTTGACTCATGTTGATACGAGGGCTGTCGTGAAAAAAATCCGCGCAAACGGAACGATGGGTGCGACTGTCACAGCCTCTAAAGAAGCAGCTGATGTCGCCCTTCAGCCTGAGAACGTGGCAGAACAGGCTTCAGCACAGGAAATCAGCACATTCGGAGATGGTAATAAACATATCGCCCTCATTGATTTCGGCTATAAAAAGTCAATTGCGTCATCACTCGTCAAACGAGGCTGTAAGGTCACCGTGGTGCCGTATCAGCAAATGGAAGCTGTATACGATATAAAGCCGGACGGCATTGTGTTATCGAACGGACCTGGAGACCCGAAAGCCATTCAGCCGTATTTAGGAAAGATCAAAAGCATCATCAGCCGTTATCCGACTCTCGGCATCTGTCTCGGACACCAGCTAATCGCGCTCGCGTTCGGAGCGAATACATTCAAACTGCCATTCGGACACAGGGGCGCAAATCACCCGGTCATCGACCGTGAAACGAAACGCGTCTTCATGACAAGCCAAAATCACAGCTATGTGGTTGATGAACAGTCCATTAAGGAAGAAGAGCTCACGATCAGGTTTCATCATGTCAATGATACGTCAGTTGAAGGGCTTGCCCATAAAAAGCTGCCTGTCATGAGTGTTCAATTCCACCCGGAGGCCCATCCCGGACCGGCGGAAAGCGAATGGATTTTTGATGATTATCTAAAGAATGTGATACCAGCAAGGAGAGAAATCGCGCATGCCTAA
- a CDS encoding carbamoyl phosphate synthase large subunit: MPKDTSISSILVIGSGPIIIGQAAEFDYSGTQGCIALKEEGYRVILVNNNPATIMTDEAFADDIYFEPLTAESLTAIIKKEQPDGLLANLGGQTALNLAVALEETGVLKEHGVKLLGTSVETIQKGEDREKFRSLMNELNQPVPESEIVDNETDAIRFAESIGFPVIIRPAYTLGGKGGGIAPDKEAFTAMIKQALLASPISQCLVEKSIAGFKEIEYEVMRDSNNTCITVCNMENIDPVGVHTGDSIVVAPSQTLTDEDYQMLRTASLTIISALDVVGGCNIQFALDPFSKQYYVIEVNPRVSRSSALASKATGYPIAKMAAKLAVGYTLDELKNPLTGSTYASFEPALDYVIVKFPRWPFDKFKNADRKLGTKMKATGEVMAIERNLEAAIQKAAASLELKNIGTHLPELSGLSIEALWELAVTPDDRRFFVVMELLSRSVTIHDIHAKTKIDPFFLHTFDNIIKLENRMMEEGGDLSFDLLKKAKEKGFSDATIGSLIGKTEEEVRALRKEMGIAPSFKIVDTCAAEFDAKTNYFYSTYFGESDGDISRKEKKRALIIGSGPIRIGQGVEFDYSAVHGVLTLQELGFETIMINNNPETVSTDYEIADRLYFEPMTTEHILNVAEQENIDFAIVQFGGQTAINASEALEKAGITLLGTSFETLDVLEDRDQFYQLLDELGLNHAKGEIAYTKEEAAAKADEIGFPVLIRPSYVIGGMGMIIVDSQAQLSQLLNGEDSMPYPILIDQYVSGKEVEIDLISDGEDVFIPTYTEHIERAGVHSGDSFAILPGPSITSGLQQGIKDAAQKIARKLSFKGIMNIQFVIDSGNILVLEVNPRASRTVPVVSKVMGVPMIPLATRLLAGASLKDLNPAVQNHHGVAVKFPVFSSHAIQDVDVKLGPEMKSTGEGMCVAYDADSALKKIYARVWNQKGSIYLHNGPEDMKELAENAGFTVHKGTFASWMQQEGKALHINLSGSEEARKERLEAMTHGITVFTEEETVRAFLQSGSGEPQPVSLKDLYKKEVASCTQ, translated from the coding sequence ATGCCTAAAGACACCAGTATTTCAAGCATATTAGTAATCGGCTCAGGACCGATCATCATTGGCCAGGCGGCAGAATTTGATTATTCAGGCACTCAAGGGTGCATCGCGCTGAAGGAGGAAGGCTATCGGGTGATCCTCGTCAATAACAATCCGGCGACAATTATGACCGATGAAGCCTTCGCTGATGACATTTATTTTGAGCCGCTGACAGCAGAAAGCCTGACAGCCATCATTAAAAAAGAGCAGCCTGATGGACTTCTTGCCAATTTAGGCGGGCAGACCGCGTTGAATTTAGCGGTGGCGCTTGAAGAAACAGGTGTTTTAAAAGAGCACGGCGTCAAACTTCTCGGCACATCCGTTGAGACGATACAAAAAGGAGAAGACCGGGAAAAATTCCGTTCGTTAATGAACGAATTGAACCAGCCCGTGCCGGAGAGTGAAATTGTTGATAACGAGACCGACGCCATCCGTTTTGCGGAATCCATCGGTTTTCCTGTCATTATCAGACCTGCTTATACATTAGGCGGAAAGGGCGGAGGAATCGCTCCTGATAAAGAAGCCTTTACAGCCATGATCAAGCAGGCGCTATTAGCAAGCCCGATCAGTCAATGCCTTGTGGAAAAAAGCATTGCCGGCTTTAAAGAAATCGAATACGAAGTCATGCGTGACAGTAATAACACATGCATCACCGTGTGCAACATGGAAAACATCGATCCGGTCGGTGTGCATACAGGTGACTCTATCGTTGTGGCGCCGTCACAAACATTGACGGATGAAGACTATCAAATGCTCCGGACGGCAAGTCTGACGATCATCTCGGCACTTGATGTCGTAGGCGGCTGCAATATCCAATTCGCGCTTGATCCATTCAGCAAGCAATATTACGTCATCGAGGTCAATCCGCGGGTGAGCCGGTCATCGGCTCTCGCGTCTAAAGCAACCGGTTATCCGATTGCGAAGATGGCTGCGAAACTGGCAGTCGGATACACCCTTGATGAGCTGAAAAATCCGCTCACAGGATCGACTTACGCAAGCTTTGAACCTGCGCTGGACTATGTGATCGTCAAATTTCCGCGCTGGCCGTTTGATAAATTCAAAAACGCAGACCGCAAGCTTGGCACAAAAATGAAAGCCACCGGAGAAGTGATGGCGATTGAACGGAACTTAGAAGCGGCGATACAAAAGGCAGCGGCATCCCTTGAACTGAAAAATATCGGTACGCACCTTCCAGAGCTCAGCGGCTTGTCGATTGAAGCGCTATGGGAGTTGGCAGTCACTCCGGACGACCGCAGATTTTTCGTTGTCATGGAGCTGCTGAGCCGCAGCGTGACGATTCATGACATTCATGCAAAAACAAAAATTGATCCGTTTTTCCTGCATACCTTTGACAACATCATCAAACTGGAAAACCGCATGATGGAAGAGGGCGGCGATCTCTCTTTTGACTTATTGAAAAAAGCAAAGGAAAAAGGATTTTCAGATGCAACGATTGGCTCGCTGATCGGCAAAACAGAAGAAGAGGTGCGCGCGCTTCGCAAGGAGATGGGCATTGCGCCTTCCTTCAAAATTGTCGATACCTGCGCGGCTGAATTTGATGCGAAAACAAACTACTTTTACTCCACATATTTCGGAGAGAGCGATGGGGACATCAGCCGCAAAGAGAAAAAACGCGCGCTGATTATCGGTTCAGGACCGATCCGGATCGGCCAAGGTGTTGAATTTGATTACAGTGCCGTTCACGGTGTGCTGACACTGCAAGAGCTAGGGTTCGAAACAATCATGATTAACAATAATCCGGAAACGGTCAGTACCGATTATGAAATTGCAGACCGCCTGTATTTTGAACCGATGACAACGGAGCACATTTTAAACGTGGCGGAGCAGGAAAATATTGATTTTGCAATCGTGCAATTCGGCGGCCAAACCGCGATCAATGCTTCTGAAGCACTCGAAAAAGCCGGCATTACCCTTCTCGGCACCTCGTTTGAAACGCTCGATGTGTTGGAGGATCGTGATCAGTTCTATCAGCTTCTTGATGAGCTTGGACTGAACCACGCAAAAGGAGAAATCGCTTATACAAAAGAAGAGGCCGCTGCAAAAGCTGATGAGATCGGCTTTCCGGTGCTAATCCGTCCATCTTACGTCATCGGCGGAATGGGCATGATCATTGTTGACTCGCAAGCCCAGCTTTCTCAGCTGCTGAACGGTGAGGACAGCATGCCGTACCCGATTTTAATTGATCAGTATGTGTCAGGAAAAGAAGTCGAAATTGATTTGATTTCCGACGGTGAGGATGTCTTTATCCCGACATATACCGAGCATATTGAACGGGCTGGTGTCCATTCGGGAGACAGCTTTGCCATCCTTCCCGGACCGTCCATCACAAGCGGGCTGCAGCAGGGCATAAAAGATGCCGCGCAAAAAATTGCCCGAAAGCTTTCATTTAAAGGCATCATGAACATCCAATTTGTGATCGACAGTGGAAACATTCTCGTTCTTGAAGTGAATCCGAGAGCGAGCCGCACGGTTCCTGTCGTCAGCAAAGTAATGGGCGTTCCAATGATCCCGCTTGCCACACGTTTGCTTGCGGGGGCGTCTTTAAAAGATCTAAACCCGGCAGTTCAAAATCACCATGGGGTTGCCGTGAAGTTCCCTGTTTTTTCTTCTCATGCGATCCAGGATGTGGACGTCAAGCTTGGGCCGGAAATGAAATCAACGGGAGAAGGCATGTGTGTCGCTTACGATGCTGACAGCGCCTTGAAAAAAATCTATGCACGTGTCTGGAATCAAAAAGGAAGCATTTATTTGCACAACGGACCGGAAGATATGAAGGAGTTAGCGGAGAACGCCGGCTTTACCGTTCATAAAGGAACATTTGCCTCATGGATGCAACAGGAAGGAAAAGCGCTCCACATCAATTTGAGCGGCTCCGAAGAAGCGCGCAAAGAACGTTTGGAAGCCATGACACACGGCATCACTGTCTTTACAGAAGAAGAAACCGTGCGGGCGTTTTTACAAAGCGGCTCGGGCGAACCTCAGCCTGTATCTCTCAAAGACCTCTATAAAAAGGAAGTGGCATCATGCACACAGTGA
- the argF gene encoding ornithine carbamoyltransferase yields MHTVTQTSLYGKDLLTLKDLSKQDINALLAEAGELKQNKIQPIFQGKILAMIFEKSSTRTRVSFEAGMAQLGGSALFLSQKDLQLGRGETVADTAKVLSGYVDAIMIRTFEHEKVEELAKEADIPVINGLTDKYHPCQALADLLTIKEMKGELKGVKVAYIGDGNNVAHSLMIGCAKMGCDISIASPKGYEVLDEAVEAAKSAALQTGATITLTADPIEAVKDADVIYSDVFTSMGQEAEEQERLAVFAPYQVNAALVRHAKPDYTFLHCLPAHREEEVTAEIIDGPNSAVFQQAENRLHVQKALLKAILYKGE; encoded by the coding sequence ATGCACACAGTGACGCAAACCAGTTTATACGGAAAAGATTTATTAACGTTAAAGGATCTTAGCAAACAGGATATAAACGCCTTGCTCGCAGAAGCCGGTGAACTGAAACAAAACAAAATCCAGCCTATTTTCCAAGGCAAAATCTTGGCGATGATTTTTGAAAAATCATCAACGCGGACCCGTGTTTCATTTGAAGCCGGCATGGCGCAGCTGGGCGGGAGCGCCCTCTTCTTAAGCCAGAAAGATCTTCAGCTGGGACGCGGTGAGACTGTCGCAGATACGGCAAAAGTGTTGTCTGGTTATGTGGATGCCATTATGATCCGGACCTTTGAGCATGAAAAGGTGGAGGAGCTTGCCAAAGAAGCTGACATTCCGGTCATCAACGGACTTACCGATAAATACCACCCATGTCAGGCGCTGGCGGATCTCTTGACGATAAAGGAAATGAAAGGGGAGCTTAAAGGCGTGAAAGTCGCGTACATCGGTGACGGAAATAACGTGGCGCACTCCTTAATGATCGGCTGCGCCAAGATGGGCTGTGATATCTCGATCGCTTCGCCAAAGGGATACGAGGTATTAGATGAAGCTGTTGAAGCGGCAAAATCTGCAGCGCTTCAAACAGGTGCTACCATCACGCTTACGGCTGATCCGATTGAAGCTGTAAAAGACGCGGATGTGATTTATTCTGATGTGTTCACGAGTATGGGGCAGGAAGCGGAAGAACAAGAGCGTCTCGCTGTCTTTGCGCCTTATCAGGTGAATGCGGCGCTTGTCCGCCACGCCAAGCCTGATTATACATTTTTACATTGCCTCCCCGCACACCGTGAGGAAGAAGTGACTGCGGAGATTATCGACGGGCCGAATTCTGCGGTATTCCAGCAAGCGGAAAACCGTCTCCATGTGCAAAAAGCCCTGTTGAAAGCCATTTTATACAAAGGGGAATAA
- a CDS encoding YjzC family protein gives MGQQHQFRPGQKAPNNGIYVEIGETGSMVKNPQKIHLSAGEMFPETSNHNRLWTYKRKP, from the coding sequence GTGGGACAGCAGCATCAATTCCGGCCCGGGCAAAAAGCGCCCAACAATGGCATCTATGTTGAAATCGGCGAAACGGGAAGCATGGTTAAGAATCCTCAAAAAATCCATCTGTCAGCAGGGGAAATGTTCCCCGAAACATCAAATCACAACCGGCTGTGGACTTATAAAAGAAAGCCGTGA
- a CDS encoding YjzD family protein, whose protein sequence is MRYIIAFIWTFLLSHMACYLIASMNSVAYDFKSSSVIAVVLYVLIMVLAEIMPMNKNASQH, encoded by the coding sequence GTGCGATATATTATTGCCTTTATTTGGACGTTCCTTTTATCACATATGGCATGCTACTTGATTGCCAGCATGAACAGCGTTGCGTATGATTTCAAATCATCATCAGTCATTGCTGTTGTACTGTATGTCTTAATCATGGTTTTAGCGGAAATCATGCCTATGAACAAAAATGCAAGCCAGCATTAA
- the med gene encoding transcriptional regulator Med: MIKRLVMIFSVLLLLSGCGQTPFKGKIEKVGMLFPDTINDLVWGTKGYKGLLNIQSKYNVDVYYKEGVKTDEDIINAIEDFHKRGVNLLYGHGSEYAEVFNLVSEDYPDMEFVISNAKSKADNVTSVHFSGEAMGFFGGMTAAHMSKTNQVGVIASFTWQPEVDGFIKGAKYENPDIEVNTKYTDHWDDDTTAVKLYQKMKNEGADVVYPAGDGYNVPVIQQIKKDGLYAIGYVTDQSELGENTVLTSTVQNVDKAYEIIAEQFNKGTLEGGDHYYDLKTRVVEMGTFSPLVDKDFQQRIAKLIKTYNKTGELPKNE; this comes from the coding sequence TTGATCAAAAGGCTTGTCATGATCTTTTCTGTCCTCCTTTTATTGAGCGGATGTGGACAAACTCCGTTTAAAGGAAAAATTGAGAAGGTCGGCATGCTCTTTCCTGATACGATTAATGACCTCGTATGGGGCACAAAAGGGTATAAAGGATTACTGAATATACAGTCAAAATACAATGTGGACGTCTACTATAAAGAAGGCGTTAAAACAGATGAAGATATCATAAATGCGATTGAGGATTTTCATAAGCGGGGCGTCAATCTTCTCTATGGCCATGGGAGTGAATATGCAGAGGTGTTTAACCTGGTCAGCGAAGATTATCCAGATATGGAATTCGTTATTTCTAATGCGAAATCGAAAGCTGATAATGTGACGAGTGTCCATTTTAGCGGGGAAGCAATGGGCTTTTTTGGAGGAATGACAGCTGCCCATATGTCGAAAACGAATCAGGTCGGTGTGATTGCTTCCTTTACATGGCAGCCGGAGGTTGACGGTTTTATCAAAGGAGCCAAATATGAAAATCCGGATATAGAAGTAAACACGAAATATACGGATCATTGGGATGATGATACGACAGCAGTGAAGCTTTATCAAAAAATGAAGAATGAAGGCGCGGATGTTGTGTATCCCGCCGGAGACGGGTATAATGTTCCTGTCATTCAGCAAATCAAAAAAGACGGCCTTTATGCCATCGGCTACGTCACAGATCAATCGGAGCTGGGCGAGAATACCGTCTTAACCAGCACGGTGCAGAATGTGGACAAGGCCTATGAAATCATCGCTGAGCAATTCAACAAAGGCACCCTTGAAGGCGGCGATCATTACTACGACCTGAAAACGAGAGTTGTTGAAATGGGAACCTTCAGCCCGCTCGTCGATAAAGACTTTCAGCAAAGAATCGCCAAGCTGATCAAAACATACAACAAAACAGGCGAACTGCCAAAAAACGAGTAA
- a CDS encoding ComZ family protein, whose amino-acid sequence MQHEKSLEFLQIAMKYLPEAKEQLEKSGIKLSMETMQPFMNLFTTVMAEAYELGKSDANSETE is encoded by the coding sequence ATGCAACACGAAAAATCACTTGAGTTCTTGCAAATTGCCATGAAATATCTCCCTGAAGCGAAAGAACAGCTTGAAAAATCAGGCATTAAGCTGTCAATGGAGACCATGCAGCCGTTTATGAATCTATTTACAACGGTAATGGCGGAAGCTTATGAGCTTGGCAAGTCTGACGCGAATTCTGAAACCGAATAA
- the fabH gene encoding beta-ketoacyl-ACP synthase III — MKAGILGVGRYIPEKVLTNHDLEKMVETSDEWIRTRTGIEERRIAADDVYSSHMAVAAAKKALEQAEVAAEDLDMILVATVTPDQAFPTVSCMIQEQLGAKKACAMDISAACAGFMYGVVTGKQFIESGTYKHVLVVGVEKLSSITDWEDRNTAVLFGDGAGAAVVGPVSDDKGILSFELGADGTGGQHLYLNEKRHTIMNGREVFKFAVRQMGESCVNVIEKAGLSKEDVDFLIPHQANIRIMEAARERLELPVEKMSKTVHKYGNTSAASIPISLVEELEAGKIKDGDVVVMVGFGGGLTWGAIAIRWGR, encoded by the coding sequence ATGAAAGCTGGAATACTTGGTGTTGGACGTTACATTCCTGAGAAGGTTTTAACAAATCATGATCTTGAAAAAATGGTTGAAACTTCTGACGAGTGGATTCGTACCAGAACAGGAATAGAAGAAAGAAGAATTGCCGCAGATGATGTCTATTCATCACATATGGCTGTTGCAGCAGCGAAAAAGGCGCTGGAACAAGCTGAAGTGGCAGCTGAGGACCTGGATATGATCCTGGTTGCAACTGTTACACCTGATCAGGCATTTCCTACGGTCTCTTGTATGATTCAAGAACAGCTCGGCGCGAAGAAAGCGTGTGCTATGGATATCAGCGCGGCTTGTGCGGGCTTCATGTACGGGGTTGTAACCGGTAAACAATTTATTGAATCCGGAACCTACAAGCATGTTCTTGTTGTCGGTGTAGAAAAGCTCTCAAGCATTACAGACTGGGAAGACCGCAATACAGCCGTTCTGTTTGGAGACGGAGCAGGTGCTGCGGTAGTCGGTCCAGTCAGCGATGACAAAGGAATCCTTTCATTTGAACTGGGAGCAGACGGCACAGGCGGTCAGCACTTGTATCTAAATGAAAAACGACATACAATCATGAATGGACGAGAAGTTTTCAAATTTGCAGTCCGCCAAATGGGAGAATCGTGCGTAAATGTCATTGAAAAAGCCGGACTCTCAAAAGAGGACGTCGACTTTTTGATTCCGCATCAGGCGAATATCCGCATCATGGAAGCCGCTCGCGAGCGGCTAGAGCTTCCTGTCGAAAAGATGTCTAAAACCGTTCATAAATATGGAAATACTTCTGCCGCATCGATTCCGATCTCTCTAGTAGAAGAATTGGAAGCTGGTAAAATCAAAGACGGCGATGTGGTCGTAATGGTAGGGTTCGGCGGAGGATTAACATGGGGCGCCATTGCAATCCGCTGGGGCCGATAA
- the fabF gene encoding beta-ketoacyl-ACP synthase II, whose protein sequence is MSKKRVVVTGLGALSPLGNDVDTSWNNAINGVSGIGPITRVDAEEYPAKVAAELKDFNVEDYMDKKEARKMDRFTQYAVVAAKMAVEDADLNITDEIAPRVGVWVGSGIGGLETLESQFEIFLTKGPRRVSPFFVPMMIPDMATGQISIALGAKGVNSCTVTACATGTNSIGDAFKVIQRGDADVMVTGGTEAPLTRMSFAGFSANKALSTNPDPKTASRPFDKNRDGFVMGEGAGIIVLEELEHALARGAKIYGEIVGYGSTGDAYHITAPAQDGEGGARAMQEAIKDAGIAPEEIDYINAHGTSTYYNDKYETMAIKTVFGEHAHKLAVSSTKSMTGHLLGAAGGIEAIFSVLAIKEGVIPPTINIQTPDEECDLDYVPDEARRQELNYVLSNSLGFGGHNATLIFKKYQS, encoded by the coding sequence ATGAGTAAAAAAAGAGTAGTTGTTACAGGACTTGGAGCATTGTCTCCGCTTGGCAACGACGTCGATACAAGCTGGAATAACGCGATCAACGGTGTGTCCGGAATCGGTCCGATCACTCGTGTTGATGCTGAAGAATATCCGGCAAAAGTAGCCGCTGAGTTAAAAGACTTCAATGTTGAAGATTATATGGATAAAAAAGAAGCCAGAAAAATGGACCGCTTTACACAATATGCGGTTGTAGCTGCGAAAATGGCAGTTGAAGACGCAGATCTTAACATTACGGATGAGATCGCGCCGAGAGTCGGTGTTTGGGTAGGTTCCGGTATCGGAGGACTTGAAACACTAGAATCTCAATTTGAAATTTTCTTAACAAAAGGACCAAGACGGGTAAGCCCGTTTTTCGTGCCAATGATGATTCCTGATATGGCGACAGGCCAGATTTCTATTGCATTAGGAGCGAAAGGAGTCAACTCTTGTACGGTTACAGCATGTGCTACAGGAACGAACTCTATCGGTGACGCGTTTAAAGTCATTCAGCGCGGCGATGCGGACGTTATGGTGACAGGCGGAACGGAAGCGCCGCTGACAAGAATGTCATTCGCGGGCTTCAGTGCCAACAAAGCACTGTCTACGAATCCAGACCCGAAAACAGCGAGCCGCCCGTTCGATAAAAACCGTGATGGCTTTGTCATGGGGGAAGGTGCAGGGATTATCGTTCTTGAAGAGCTTGAGCATGCCCTGGCCCGCGGCGCTAAAATTTACGGAGAAATTGTCGGCTACGGCTCAACAGGAGACGCTTATCATATCACAGCGCCGGCACAAGACGGTGAAGGCGGAGCGAGAGCGATGCAAGAAGCCATTAAAGATGCCGGCATTGCGCCTGAAGAAATTGATTATATCAATGCTCACGGGACAAGCACGTATTATAATGACAAATACGAAACAATGGCGATTAAAACCGTATTCGGCGAACATGCGCATAAACTTGCGGTAAGCTCTACAAAATCGATGACTGGCCACCTCTTAGGGGCAGCCGGCGGTATTGAAGCGATTTTCTCTGTGCTTGCCATTAAAGAAGGTGTGATCCCGCCGACAATCAATATTCAAACACCTGACGAAGAATGCGATTTAGATTATGTGCCTGACGAAGCCCGCAGACAGGAACTCAATTATGTTCTCAGTAACTCATTGGGATTCGGCGGACACAATGCAACATTAATCTTTAAGAAATATCAATCATAA